A window from Suncus etruscus isolate mSunEtr1 chromosome 18, mSunEtr1.pri.cur, whole genome shotgun sequence encodes these proteins:
- the SLC35B3 gene encoding adenosine 3'-phospho 5'-phosphosulfate transporter 2 isoform X2, with protein sequence MDLKSSSSRKYVSITVPSRSQAMSPHIKAVDDVVVLGVNLSRFDTLSQLLICVAGVFVFYLLYGYLQELIFSMEGFKPYGWYLTLVQFAFYSVFGLVELQLISDRRRRIPGRTYVLIAFLTVGTMGLSNTSLGYLNYPTQVIFKCCKLIPVMLGGVLIQGKRYNLADVSAALCMSLGLIWFTLADSTVAPNFNLTGVILISLALCVDAVIGNVQEKAMKLHSASNSEMVLYSYSLGFLYIFLGLACTRGLGPAMAFCAQVKFQCSRPRVPPASRLVLPHPRCSQPVLQAPLAHRLPVEVLCSLLP encoded by the exons ATGGACCTCAAGTCCAGCAGCTCCCGGAAGTACGTCTCCATCACCGTCCCGTCCCGGTCCCAGGCCATGTCCCCGCACATCAAGGCAGTGGATGACGTCGTGGTGCTGGGTGTGAACCTCAGCCGGTTCGACACGCTCTCACAGCTCCTCATCTGCGTTGCCGGGGTGTTCGTCTTCTACCTCCTCTATGGATACCTGCAG GAGCTCATCTTCTCCATGGAGGGGTTCAAGCCCTACGGCTGGTACCTCACGCTAGTGCAGTTTGCCTTCTACTCCGTGTTCGGCCTCGTCGAGCTGCAGCTTATCTCCGACAGGCGGCGCAG AATCCCGGGAAGAACCTACGTGCTCATCGCGTTCCTGACTGTGGGCACCATGGGGCTGTCCAACACCTCCCTGGGCTACCTCAACTACCCCACGCAGGTCATCTTCAAGTGCTGCAAGTTGATCCCCGTCATGCTCGGAGGCGTCTTGATCCAAG GGAAACGCTATAATCTTGCTGACGTGTCTGCTGCCCTGTGCATGAGCCTGGGGCTTATCTGGTTTACGCTGGCCGACAGTACCGTCGCCCCCAACTTCAACCTGACAG GGGTCATCCTCATCTCCCTCGCACTCTGTGTGGACGCCGTCATCGGGAACGTGCAAGAGAAAGCCATGAAGCTGCACAGTGCATCCAACTCGGAGATG GTTCTCTACTCTTACTCTCTGGGCTTCCTCTACATCTTCCTGGGACTCGCCTGCACCCGTGGACTGGGCCCGGCCATGGCATTCTGTGCCCAGGTAAAGTTCCAGTGCTCCCGACCTCGGGTACCTCCCGCCTCCCGCCTGGTCCTGCCCCACCCGCGCTGCTCTCAGCCAGTCCTCCAGGCACCACTCGCTCACAGGCTACCGGTGGAGGTCCTGTGCTCCCTGCTGCCCT
- the SLC35B3 gene encoding adenosine 3'-phospho 5'-phosphosulfate transporter 2 isoform X1, with translation MDLKSSSSRKYVSITVPSRSQAMSPHIKAVDDVVVLGVNLSRFDTLSQLLICVAGVFVFYLLYGYLQELIFSMEGFKPYGWYLTLVQFAFYSVFGLVELQLISDRRRRIPGRTYVLIAFLTVGTMGLSNTSLGYLNYPTQVIFKCCKLIPVMLGGVLIQGKRYNLADVSAALCMSLGLIWFTLADSTVAPNFNLTGVILISLALCVDAVIGNVQEKAMKLHSASNSEMVLYSYSLGFLYIFLGLACTRGLGPAMAFCAQHPVRTYGYAFLFSLTGYFGVSFVLALIKIFGALVAVTVTTGRKAMTIVLSFLFFAKPFSFQYIWSGLLVVLGIFLNVYSKNRDRLPLPSFCDLITRTMAVRRSRLLTQTV, from the exons ATGGACCTCAAGTCCAGCAGCTCCCGGAAGTACGTCTCCATCACCGTCCCGTCCCGGTCCCAGGCCATGTCCCCGCACATCAAGGCAGTGGATGACGTCGTGGTGCTGGGTGTGAACCTCAGCCGGTTCGACACGCTCTCACAGCTCCTCATCTGCGTTGCCGGGGTGTTCGTCTTCTACCTCCTCTATGGATACCTGCAG GAGCTCATCTTCTCCATGGAGGGGTTCAAGCCCTACGGCTGGTACCTCACGCTAGTGCAGTTTGCCTTCTACTCCGTGTTCGGCCTCGTCGAGCTGCAGCTTATCTCCGACAGGCGGCGCAG AATCCCGGGAAGAACCTACGTGCTCATCGCGTTCCTGACTGTGGGCACCATGGGGCTGTCCAACACCTCCCTGGGCTACCTCAACTACCCCACGCAGGTCATCTTCAAGTGCTGCAAGTTGATCCCCGTCATGCTCGGAGGCGTCTTGATCCAAG GGAAACGCTATAATCTTGCTGACGTGTCTGCTGCCCTGTGCATGAGCCTGGGGCTTATCTGGTTTACGCTGGCCGACAGTACCGTCGCCCCCAACTTCAACCTGACAG GGGTCATCCTCATCTCCCTCGCACTCTGTGTGGACGCCGTCATCGGGAACGTGCAAGAGAAAGCCATGAAGCTGCACAGTGCATCCAACTCGGAGATG GTTCTCTACTCTTACTCTCTGGGCTTCCTCTACATCTTCCTGGGACTCGCCTGCACCCGTGGACTGGGCCCGGCCATGGCATTCTGTGCCCAG CACCCGGTCCGCACCTATGGCTAcgcctttctcttctccctcaccGGCTACTTCGGGGTCTCCTTTGTGCTGGCGCTGATTAAAATTTTCGGCGCACTGGTCGCTGTGACAG TGACCACAGGCAGGAAGGCCATGACCATTGtgctctccttcctcttcttcgcAAAGCCCTTCTCTTTTCA GTACATCTGGTCAGGTTTGCTGGTTGTCCTCGGCATCTTCCTCAACGTTTACAGCAAAAACAGGGACCGGCTGCCACTGCCATCCTTCTGTGACCTCATTACCCGGACCATGGCCGTGAGGAGGTCGCGGCTGCTGACACAGACTGTCtaa